Proteins encoded within one genomic window of Bacteroidota bacterium:
- the greA gene encoding transcription elongation factor GreA — protein sequence MADSQFFTYTGLEILRAELDELKSSGRKKIAAAIAEAREKGDLKENAEYDAAKHAQGLHEAEIARLENIIANAKIIDESQLDTSKALILSTVTLKNKKNGAEVKYKLVSPKESDMRAGRISVESPVGKGLLGLSVGDSAVIEVPSGKMEFEILDIQYI from the coding sequence ATGGCAGATAGTCAATTTTTTACTTACACCGGACTTGAAATACTCAGGGCCGAGCTCGATGAACTCAAAAGTTCTGGTAGAAAGAAGATAGCCGCTGCGATTGCGGAGGCAAGGGAAAAGGGTGACCTCAAGGAAAACGCAGAATACGATGCGGCAAAGCACGCGCAAGGCTTGCATGAAGCCGAAATTGCGCGCCTGGAGAACATTATTGCCAATGCCAAAATCATTGATGAATCCCAGTTGGATACGTCAAAGGCGTTGATCTTGAGTACGGTAACACTTAAGAACAAAAAGAATGGTGCAGAGGTGAAGTACAAATTGGTATCACCCAAGGAATCAGACATGCGTGCAGGTAGAATCTCCGTAGAGTCCCCTGTTGGCAAAGGTTTGCTCGGACTTTCCGTCGGAGATAGTGCGGTGATCGAAGTTCCCTCGGGCAAGATGGAATTTGAAATCTTGGACATTCAATACATCTGA
- a CDS encoding T9SS type A sorting domain-containing protein: MEKMISKTVFGFACLALLGTSGLFAKENIGQKRASEKGLRTTANCAPASSSVELDINNVRALIHNGGDFWWDLVGSPRYEVPKLPRTQAASARHSSFAGSLWIGGVDESGQLRVAAQTYRQWGSDFWPGPLTSGGATVDDVTCAAWDKHFLITKEEISSFRAAYLDAVTNGGSVNLDLYPAVKTWPAFGFDSDGNRLSLAPFVDVDGNDQEYNPGGGDFPDISPTAGGGSPDQAIWWVLNDKGDVHTETGGEAIGLEIQMLAFAFSTTDQVNDMTFYKYKVTNKSTLRLNDTYMGQWVDSDVGNYSDDYVGCDTTRGLGFAYNGDANDETAAGYGLNPPCFGLDFFQGPIGDLGTRLDMGTFVYYENDWSLRGNPEVATHFYGYLHGYWKDGSHMVDNGQNGYPGTAAGPETNYMYPGDGGWCGGGGSGWTEVSAGNQPFDRRFLQSAGPFTLQPGAVNNIVVGAVWARGYYNDQLGSVCEVLTADDIAQSLFDNNFRLLDGPDAPELAIEEYDQELLVKWDYSDPLVFNNYHESYLQADPNLKAQGLADSLFAFEGYVVYQLINAGVSANDIFDTDKARIVAQCDLDNGISTIVNRTSTTVSGLSTPVIVDVVMVQGSDDGIFHSVRVTEDLFATGSDRRLKNYTNYYFGALAYAYNATPSGGRMFVQGNRFFKNTTAVPHKIDFEGFGTVVNSEYSTSMEITQTAGVCNGGNFVEINEATVNAILANDSVSDITYTAGHAPVTVKVVNPKEVKAGNYRLEVVGKEFLGEVDTIRMDTVALLDSTFAEWSLYEGNNLIFQSTYIQRSQTGALGNAITNRPEPLSGIERLIPEHGISISVRDVVEAGDTLIDGVIGATMTFDDPLQSWLYGVPDQDGFSTWDWIESGTEDTDRGTSGNAFKTNRVYDKEERFEAMINGMWAPFCLAREFSNDDVNGDVRPGVDVRATNSGFGVSAATVTNLSQLPDVDVVFTSDVSKWSKCVVVETSPGKAIGSGAWPMAARWDYPIVTAGDTSKNLNADLVTEQGKGWFPGYAIDVNTGRRLNIFFGESSWDRENFGNDMVWNPTSDFGPSGNNVGGRHFVYVTRQTYDECNYIYGFLSNGTLPTAGGTGSLLYLDQNDPTTDMREAYKQVAWVGCPMLYPGFDFKDPRQIPTTARIKLRVNQPIRSRGGSTDYPIFTFNTSDLAAEANVEDVAINSLLNNVRVVPNPYYAFSKYERSQLQTIVKITNLPRQCRIKIYNLSGTLIRTYIKDSDEPSQTWDLKNAAGTPVASGAYIIHVDAGNLGETVVKFFAVMPEIDLNAF, from the coding sequence ATGGAAAAAATGATTTCAAAGACTGTATTTGGTTTCGCGTGCCTGGCCTTGCTGGGGACATCGGGACTGTTTGCCAAGGAGAACATTGGCCAGAAACGTGCGAGTGAAAAAGGGTTGCGCACTACAGCAAACTGTGCACCTGCAAGTTCCTCTGTGGAGCTTGACATCAACAACGTACGTGCCTTGATCCACAACGGTGGTGACTTTTGGTGGGACTTGGTGGGCAGCCCACGTTATGAAGTTCCTAAATTGCCAAGGACACAAGCAGCTTCTGCGCGTCACTCATCCTTTGCTGGTTCCTTGTGGATCGGCGGTGTGGATGAAAGCGGTCAGTTGCGTGTTGCAGCCCAGACGTATCGCCAATGGGGCAGTGACTTCTGGCCTGGTCCGCTTACCTCGGGTGGAGCGACTGTGGATGATGTCACATGCGCAGCATGGGACAAACATTTCTTGATTACCAAGGAGGAGATTTCCTCATTCCGCGCGGCCTATCTCGACGCCGTTACAAATGGTGGATCGGTCAACCTAGACCTTTACCCAGCCGTGAAAACATGGCCAGCATTCGGTTTTGATTCCGATGGCAATCGTTTGTCGCTTGCTCCGTTTGTCGATGTCGATGGCAACGATCAGGAATACAATCCTGGCGGTGGTGACTTCCCTGACATTTCCCCAACTGCCGGCGGGGGCTCACCTGATCAGGCTATTTGGTGGGTGCTCAACGACAAGGGTGACGTCCACACCGAAACCGGTGGTGAAGCGATCGGCTTGGAGATTCAAATGCTTGCATTCGCATTCTCTACCACCGATCAGGTCAATGACATGACCTTCTACAAATACAAGGTGACCAACAAAAGCACCTTGCGCCTCAATGACACCTATATGGGGCAATGGGTCGACTCCGACGTCGGTAACTATTCCGATGACTACGTGGGATGCGATACAACCCGTGGTTTGGGCTTTGCCTACAATGGAGACGCCAATGACGAGACCGCAGCTGGCTACGGTTTGAACCCACCTTGCTTTGGTCTGGACTTTTTCCAAGGACCAATTGGTGACTTGGGCACCCGCTTGGATATGGGAACTTTCGTTTACTACGAAAACGACTGGTCACTTCGTGGTAATCCAGAGGTTGCAACACACTTCTATGGCTATCTCCACGGCTATTGGAAAGATGGTTCGCACATGGTAGACAATGGCCAAAACGGTTATCCTGGTACGGCAGCTGGTCCTGAAACCAACTACATGTACCCTGGTGATGGTGGATGGTGCGGCGGTGGCGGATCTGGCTGGACAGAAGTCTCAGCTGGTAACCAGCCATTTGACCGTCGTTTCCTCCAATCTGCTGGACCATTTACTTTGCAGCCTGGTGCTGTTAACAACATCGTGGTTGGTGCTGTTTGGGCACGTGGTTATTACAATGACCAATTGGGTTCGGTTTGCGAAGTCCTTACAGCCGATGACATTGCACAGAGCTTGTTTGACAACAACTTCCGCCTCCTTGACGGTCCCGATGCGCCAGAGCTTGCGATCGAAGAATATGATCAGGAATTGTTGGTTAAGTGGGACTACAGCGATCCGCTTGTATTCAACAACTACCATGAAAGCTATTTGCAGGCAGATCCAAACCTGAAGGCTCAGGGCTTGGCTGACTCGCTCTTCGCATTCGAAGGTTATGTTGTCTATCAATTGATCAATGCAGGTGTATCAGCCAATGACATTTTTGATACTGATAAGGCCCGTATCGTTGCGCAATGTGACTTGGACAATGGGATTTCTACCATTGTCAACCGCACAAGCACGACGGTTTCAGGACTTTCTACCCCGGTGATTGTGGATGTTGTCATGGTGCAGGGCTCAGATGACGGGATTTTCCACAGCGTTCGCGTCACAGAAGACCTTTTCGCAACCGGTTCTGATCGTCGTCTGAAAAACTACACCAACTACTATTTTGGTGCACTCGCTTACGCCTACAATGCTACCCCTTCGGGCGGTCGTATGTTTGTGCAGGGCAACAGGTTCTTCAAGAATACAACGGCGGTTCCTCACAAAATTGATTTTGAAGGATTTGGCACAGTTGTAAACTCAGAGTATTCAACAAGCATGGAGATTACCCAAACTGCTGGCGTTTGCAACGGCGGCAACTTTGTGGAGATCAACGAGGCTACTGTCAACGCCATCTTGGCCAATGACTCTGTCAGTGACATCACGTACACAGCGGGACATGCGCCTGTAACGGTCAAAGTGGTGAACCCCAAGGAGGTGAAGGCAGGCAACTACCGTTTGGAAGTTGTGGGCAAAGAATTCCTTGGAGAGGTTGATACGATCCGTATGGATACGGTTGCCCTTCTTGATTCTACTTTTGCAGAATGGAGTCTTTACGAAGGCAACAATTTGATCTTCCAGTCAACCTATATTCAAAGAAGTCAGACTGGAGCCTTGGGCAATGCGATTACCAATCGCCCGGAGCCGCTTTCTGGAATCGAGCGTTTGATCCCTGAGCATGGCATCTCAATCTCAGTAAGAGATGTGGTAGAAGCCGGCGACACCTTGATTGACGGCGTGATCGGTGCTACCATGACCTTTGATGATCCATTGCAATCCTGGTTGTATGGCGTGCCTGATCAGGATGGTTTCAGTACTTGGGACTGGATTGAATCCGGAACCGAGGATACCGACCGTGGAACAAGCGGTAATGCCTTCAAAACCAATCGTGTCTATGACAAGGAGGAGCGTTTTGAGGCCATGATCAATGGCATGTGGGCACCTTTCTGCCTCGCAAGGGAATTCTCCAATGACGACGTGAACGGTGATGTACGTCCTGGGGTTGATGTAAGGGCGACAAACTCTGGCTTTGGTGTTTCCGCTGCCACAGTTACCAACCTGAGCCAACTCCCAGATGTGGATGTGGTTTTCACATCTGATGTATCGAAGTGGTCCAAGTGTGTGGTTGTAGAAACCTCACCTGGCAAGGCAATCGGCAGTGGAGCTTGGCCAATGGCTGCAAGATGGGATTATCCTATCGTCACAGCCGGCGATACCAGCAAAAACCTGAATGCTGACCTTGTTACCGAGCAAGGCAAGGGTTGGTTCCCTGGCTACGCCATCGATGTCAATACCGGTCGTCGTTTGAACATTTTCTTCGGCGAAAGTTCATGGGATCGTGAGAATTTTGGCAACGACATGGTTTGGAATCCAACCAGCGATTTTGGCCCTTCGGGCAACAACGTTGGTGGCCGCCACTTTGTCTATGTCACACGTCAGACCTACGACGAGTGCAATTACATCTACGGCTTCTTGTCCAATGGAACGCTTCCAACCGCTGGAGGTACAGGATCGTTGTTGTATCTTGATCAAAACGACCCAACTACCGATATGCGTGAGGCTTACAAACAGGTTGCATGGGTAGGCTGCCCAATGTTGTATCCTGGTTTTGATTTCAAAGATCCACGCCAAATCCCTACGACAGCTCGCATCAAGTTGCGTGTGAATCAGCCAATTCGTTCACGCGGTGGCTCCACTGACTACCCGATCTTTACATTCAACACCAGCGACCTCGCTGCTGAGGCGAATGTCGAGGATGTTGCGATCAATTCGCTGCTCAACAATGTAAGGGTTGTCCCCAACCCATACTATGCCTTCAGCAAGTATGAGCGTTCGCAGCTTCAAACGATCGTGAAAATCACGAACCTGCCACGTCAGTGCAGGATCAAGATTTACAATCTGAGCGGAACATTGATCAGGACCTATATCAAGGATTCTGACGAGCCTTCGCAGACTTGGGACCTCAAGAATGCTGCCGGTACACCGGTTGCTTCTGGAGCCTATATCATCCACGTGGATGCCGGTAATCTCGGTGAGACAGTGGTCAAATTCTTTGCAGTGATGCCAGAAATTGACCTTAACGCATTCTAA
- the ruvC gene encoding crossover junction endodeoxyribonuclease RuvC: MTEKEPRERIILGIDPGTSITGYGILQCLGSKMSLMNYGIIDLRKIETDHPLKLKRIFERTTSLIDEFHPDELAIEAPFFGKNVQSMLKLGRAQGVAMAAALQRDVPIVEYAPKKVKMAITGNGNASKEQVSAMIERLLNFKFDHEKFPLDASDGIAVAVCHFLQNNTSRIEASGTGKNKVRSAKYGSWESFVANNPKRAK, from the coding sequence ATGACTGAAAAAGAGCCGCGCGAGCGGATCATCTTGGGCATCGACCCCGGCACAAGTATTACCGGATATGGCATTTTACAGTGTCTCGGCAGCAAAATGTCCTTAATGAACTATGGTATCATCGATCTAAGAAAGATAGAAACCGACCATCCGCTCAAGTTGAAACGCATCTTTGAACGCACCACCAGCCTCATCGACGAATTCCACCCCGACGAATTGGCGATTGAGGCGCCCTTTTTTGGAAAGAATGTGCAATCCATGCTCAAACTTGGACGTGCACAAGGCGTGGCGATGGCAGCAGCCTTGCAACGCGACGTACCGATTGTCGAATATGCCCCCAAAAAGGTAAAAATGGCGATCACAGGAAATGGCAATGCTTCGAAGGAACAAGTAAGCGCGATGATCGAGCGATTGCTTAACTTCAAATTTGACCATGAAAAGTTTCCGCTCGATGCGAGTGATGGCATTGCCGTAGCGGTTTGCCACTTCCTACAAAACAACACCTCAAGAATAGAAGCTTCAGGAACAGGCAAAAACAAAGTCAGATCCGCGAAATATGGAAGCTGGGAAAGTTTTGTAGCCAACAATCCAAAACGGGCGAAGTAA
- a CDS encoding HIT family protein, whose translation MASIFTRIVQGEIPAHRIAETEDYLAFLDITPLREGHTLVIPKTEVDYLFDLDEERYIGLQLFAKIVAEAIKKAIPCKKVGVAVIGLEVPHAHIHLVPMDTVGDLNFQKEKLKPTQEELAATAALIRKHIPGY comes from the coding sequence ATGGCAAGCATCTTCACAAGAATTGTGCAAGGTGAGATTCCTGCGCATCGCATTGCCGAAACTGAGGACTACTTGGCCTTCCTCGATATCACTCCCCTGAGAGAGGGGCATACCTTGGTGATCCCCAAGACAGAAGTCGATTACCTGTTTGACCTGGACGAAGAGCGCTACATCGGCCTTCAGTTGTTTGCCAAAATTGTTGCTGAGGCGATCAAAAAGGCGATTCCTTGCAAAAAGGTGGGCGTCGCAGTCATTGGACTCGAGGTACCTCACGCGCACATACATTTGGTGCCCATGGACACCGTTGGCGATTTGAATTTTCAAAAGGAGAAGCTGAAACCAACCCAAGAAGAGCTCGCCGCCACGGCAGCTTTAATTCGGAAGCATATTCCCGGGTATTGA
- a CDS encoding PorV/PorQ family protein, translated as MKKYLIIGFVLLAAVGQSFAGNPERAGQAGATQLLVNTWGRSTGFNGINIGSTSGIESVINNPAGLAQTRRTELIFAHSRYLVGSDISVNSFGISQALKRAGVIGMYLTSFDLGTFIRTTEDNPEGELGIFRPTFMNLGLTYGKKFTDHISVGATIKIVHESINNAGANGVAFDAGVQYRTNLGKDSLHTDKLKIGIALRNIGSTMRYGGDGLSFRANRDPNFTSISSRPTSQFEMPSVLAMGISYDFYLGDDHRLTALGAFVSNSFTRDNIGVGFEYGFKKYLMLRYSFLYEKNIMNENRTTAWTGHGLGASVEIPFKVGKDRFSSFGLDYSYRSTNPFQGSHVLGVRIDL; from the coding sequence ATGAAAAAATATCTTATCATTGGATTCGTTCTCCTCGCCGCTGTTGGGCAGTCCTTTGCTGGCAACCCTGAGCGTGCCGGTCAGGCAGGCGCAACGCAGCTTCTGGTGAACACCTGGGGTCGCTCTACCGGCTTCAATGGCATCAACATCGGCAGCACATCTGGCATCGAAAGCGTGATCAATAACCCTGCGGGGTTGGCTCAGACACGTCGCACCGAGCTGATTTTCGCGCACTCAAGGTACCTCGTGGGTTCCGACATCAGCGTGAACAGCTTTGGTATTTCGCAAGCGCTGAAAAGGGCTGGCGTGATCGGGATGTACCTGACTTCGTTTGACTTGGGTACCTTTATTCGCACTACGGAAGACAATCCTGAAGGCGAACTGGGTATTTTCAGGCCTACTTTCATGAATCTCGGTCTTACTTATGGAAAGAAGTTCACTGATCACATTTCGGTGGGTGCTACCATCAAGATCGTGCATGAAAGTATCAACAACGCCGGTGCAAACGGTGTAGCTTTTGACGCAGGTGTGCAATACCGCACCAACCTCGGCAAAGACTCCCTTCATACTGACAAGTTGAAAATTGGTATCGCCTTGAGGAATATCGGTTCGACCATGCGTTACGGTGGAGACGGTTTGTCTTTCCGCGCCAATCGCGACCCGAATTTCACATCGATCTCCAGCCGCCCAACTTCACAGTTTGAAATGCCATCAGTGCTTGCCATGGGTATTTCTTATGACTTCTACTTGGGCGATGACCACCGTCTCACAGCGCTTGGTGCATTTGTTTCTAACTCCTTTACCCGTGACAACATCGGGGTCGGTTTCGAATACGGTTTCAAAAAGTACCTGATGCTGCGTTATAGCTTCTTGTACGAAAAGAACATCATGAACGAAAACCGCACGACTGCTTGGACGGGCCACGGACTCGGAGCTTCCGTTGAGATTCCTTTCAAAGTTGGCAAAGATCGCTTCTCAAGCTTCGGCTTGGATTACAGCTATCGTTCGACCAATCCTTTCCAAGGATCGCACGTACTCGGTGTTCGCATCGATCTCTAA
- a CDS encoding flippase-like domain-containing protein codes for MSRKRPKPWLQLFKVAVTLLAIGYVAWKVNEKWEVIHEMWAVPWAQLQWLSFLLSIVLMPVNYGLEAQKWRLMVRPFYPGLKLFPATLAVFAGMAAGVFTPNRIGEYAGRILFLKEGKRIEAIMATFVDRICQLFVTLLTGLLALLALWLLADRHLPEQILGDPVSQGVFLFLSIVLGGISFVMLVIPRRFAALIPVRWNRAAWVRKARFALQNLEMRLVGKVLGLAAIRYFVFSFQYVLLMYAFGYQGGMLAGFWMVALIFLGKSVLPVMGILELGAREAVALVVMTAFGAAEATAIGSTLVLYFINILLPTLLGVVALQRVKENG; via the coding sequence TTGAGCAGAAAGCGTCCAAAACCCTGGCTTCAACTGTTCAAGGTCGCGGTGACGTTGCTTGCTATCGGCTACGTCGCTTGGAAAGTCAATGAAAAGTGGGAGGTCATCCACGAGATGTGGGCTGTGCCATGGGCACAACTCCAATGGCTGAGTTTTTTGCTTTCCATTGTTCTGATGCCGGTCAATTACGGCCTTGAGGCCCAAAAATGGAGGCTCATGGTTCGTCCGTTTTACCCGGGCCTGAAACTTTTCCCAGCTACGCTAGCTGTTTTTGCCGGCATGGCTGCAGGCGTGTTTACCCCCAACCGGATTGGTGAATACGCCGGTCGAATTCTCTTTTTGAAGGAAGGAAAGCGCATTGAAGCCATCATGGCCACCTTCGTGGATCGCATTTGTCAGCTGTTTGTGACCCTGCTCACAGGTTTGCTGGCACTTTTGGCCCTATGGTTGCTCGCCGACCGCCACCTTCCCGAGCAAATCTTGGGTGACCCGGTCTCACAAGGTGTTTTCCTGTTTCTCAGCATTGTCTTGGGTGGAATCAGCTTTGTGATGTTGGTGATTCCCAGACGATTTGCAGCCCTGATCCCCGTTCGTTGGAACCGTGCTGCCTGGGTCAGAAAGGCACGGTTTGCGCTCCAAAACCTCGAAATGCGGCTTGTGGGAAAAGTATTGGGACTCGCGGCCATCCGCTACTTTGTCTTCTCCTTTCAATATGTGCTACTCATGTATGCCTTTGGCTATCAGGGGGGAATGCTCGCTGGATTCTGGATGGTGGCATTGATCTTCCTTGGAAAGTCAGTATTGCCGGTCATGGGCATCCTCGAATTGGGCGCAAGAGAGGCCGTTGCCTTGGTTGTAATGACTGCCTTTGGTGCTGCTGAAGCCACAGCCATCGGGAGTACGTTGGTTTTGTATTTTATCAATATCCTGCTTCCAACCTTGCTCGGCGTGGTTGCGCTGCAAAGGGTAAAGGAAAACGGCTGA
- a CDS encoding MBL fold metallo-hydrolase, translated as MIIKFWGAARTVTGSMHLLQLDNGKKVLLECGLYQGSEGFADEYNRNFPCEPSEIDLLILSHAHIDHCGNIPQLVKAGFTGRIYCTHATYDLATIMLQDSANIQEKDAISENKWRRKKGFELVEPLYKLEDVLPALSNFVTLSYEQWHKVDDDVEVLFRDAGHMLGSATVSLRIQEGSRTITLGFTGDVGRPHSPILRDPLPMPQSDYLISECTYGGERHEPIEEAKDQLEAIIHEACVVRKGKLIIPAFSVGRTQIIVYYLDKLKGEGRLPDIPVYVDSPLAVNATSVFQMHPECFDEELLRYMINDPNPFGFNGLHYIRDVEDSKELNTKPGPFIVISASGMMAAGRILHHLANGISDERNTILATGFCAEGTLGARILNGDPTVKIFGEEFEVKANVVKLTSYSGHADEKELCEFIQSGYDIEKTKGVFLVHGEGERADIFRGYLLGKGFKDVHVPIRGETVLI; from the coding sequence ATGATAATCAAGTTTTGGGGCGCCGCACGCACGGTCACAGGCAGTATGCATTTGCTGCAGTTGGACAATGGGAAAAAGGTCCTGCTCGAATGCGGACTTTATCAAGGTTCAGAAGGGTTTGCTGACGAGTACAACCGAAATTTTCCCTGCGAACCTTCGGAAATTGACCTTCTGATTCTCTCGCACGCGCACATCGACCATTGTGGCAACATTCCGCAACTGGTCAAGGCCGGCTTTACTGGGCGCATTTATTGCACGCACGCGACGTACGACTTGGCGACCATCATGCTGCAAGACAGCGCCAATATCCAAGAAAAGGACGCCATCAGTGAAAACAAATGGCGACGGAAGAAGGGGTTTGAGCTTGTGGAGCCGCTTTACAAGCTTGAGGACGTGCTGCCGGCACTGAGCAACTTCGTTACGCTCTCCTATGAGCAATGGCACAAGGTAGACGACGATGTCGAAGTGCTTTTCCGTGATGCAGGGCACATGCTAGGCAGTGCGACCGTGAGCCTCCGCATACAAGAAGGAAGCAGGACCATCACCCTTGGATTCACCGGCGACGTGGGAAGGCCCCATAGCCCGATTCTGCGTGACCCGCTTCCGATGCCGCAAAGTGACTACCTGATCAGCGAATGCACCTATGGAGGTGAACGCCACGAGCCGATCGAGGAAGCCAAGGATCAACTCGAGGCGATCATTCATGAAGCCTGTGTCGTGCGGAAAGGTAAATTGATCATTCCCGCATTCAGCGTCGGACGCACGCAGATCATCGTCTATTACCTCGACAAACTTAAAGGGGAGGGGCGTCTGCCCGATATTCCGGTTTATGTAGACAGTCCATTGGCTGTCAATGCAACAAGTGTCTTCCAAATGCACCCTGAGTGCTTTGACGAGGAACTACTCCGCTACATGATCAATGACCCCAATCCGTTTGGATTCAATGGGTTGCATTATATCCGCGACGTCGAAGATTCTAAGGAGCTCAACACCAAGCCGGGACCGTTTATCGTGATTTCTGCCTCCGGGATGATGGCTGCAGGACGCATCCTGCATCACCTTGCAAATGGCATCAGCGACGAACGGAATACGATTCTCGCAACCGGATTTTGCGCTGAAGGGACCTTGGGGGCACGCATCCTGAACGGCGACCCCACAGTGAAAATCTTCGGCGAAGAATTTGAAGTCAAGGCCAATGTCGTCAAGCTCACGAGCTACAGCGGTCATGCGGATGAGAAGGAACTTTGCGAATTCATCCAGTCCGGCTATGATATCGAAAAGACCAAAGGCGTGTTTTTGGTGCATGGCGAAGGCGAACGGGCGGACATTTTCAGAGGTTATCTGTTGGGCAAGGGCTTCAAGGATGTACATGTACCCATCCGCGGTGAAACGGTGTTGATTTGA